The Pseudomonas sp. SCA2728.1_7 DNA segment AGGTCGGGTTGCCATTACCGGCGTTGTACGCGCCCGGGTGCGACAGGCCAAGGGTGTGACCGATCTCGTGGGTCAGGGTCTGGCGCCCGTAGTTGTTGGTGTCCGGGGTTTTGTTGACCTGATACTGATCGTTGATCAAGTACCACGACTGTCCGTCATAGCTGCCGCCGCTCGGCAGGTAAGCGAACGCAGCGCCGCCGGTGCTGACATCGTAGTTGCCGAAGGTCATGTGGCCATCACCGCCCTTGCCTTCAGTGAAGGTAACGTTGGCGACGTCAGCCCAGGATTGCATGGCCAGCACGGCCTGAGCTTTTTGCTGGGCGCTGAACTCGCTGAAGTTGCCCAGTTTGACGTTGTAGTTCGCCGGTTTCTCGGTCAGGAAGCTGTAACTGAGGTCGATCTTGCCGTCAGCGTTCTTGTCGCTCCACGACAGGCCTTTGCGCAGGATTTCATCAGCGGCCTGGTCGGCAGTGAATGAGGGTTTGCCGTTGACCAGCCCGACGCCACGGTCATACAGGTGGCTGAACGTATCGATTTCGTCGAAGGCGCTGCTGGTTTTCGATTTGGCTTGAGCCATGATGGACTTCCTTGTTTCTGAGTAGTCAGTGTCGACAGACCACGGCGATCTTCTGGCGAGATCGTCCTGTCACTCGCGTGTTTGCATCGGCGAAAAACCTGACACAGGCGCAAACCGGGCGCTAATCAATTTCTCGATAGCCCGGGCCGCGTCCCTGTATTGCCCGTCACCTGCTGCAATGCTTTTTATCTGTATATCCATACAGATAAAAGTTGCCCCTGGCGCCAAGTCCGGCCATTCTGTGCACCTGTTCAGACCTTGATCGACGATGGTGGTTATGCGGCTGTACCTCTGTGAAAAACCCTCCCAGGCCAAAGATATTGCGGCCGTGCTCGGCGCCAAGCGTCGGGGCGACGGCTGCTGGCTGGGAACGGACGTCACGGTGACCTGGTGCATCGGCCACTTGCTCGAAACCGCGCCGCCAGATGCCTATGACGCGCGCTACAAGCGCTGGGTACTGGCCGATCTGCCGATCATTCCGGACAAGTGGAAAATGACCGTCAAGCCGCGCACCGCCAGCCAGTACAAAGCGGTCAAGCGCCTGCTCGGCGAGGCCAGCGAACTGATCATCGCCACCGACGCCGACCGTGAGGGCGAGATGATCGCCCGGGAACTGGTCGAGCATTGTCGTTATCGCGGGCCGATCCGCCGCTTGTGGCTGTCGGCGCTGGACGAAGCATCGATCCGCAAAGCCTTGGCCGCGCTGAAACCGGGGGCCGAGACGTTCAGCCTGTATCACTCGGCGCTGGGCCGCTCGCGGGCAGACTGGCTGATCGGCATGAACATGAGCCGGCTGTTCACACTGCTCGGTCGGCAATCGGGTTATCAAGGCGTGTTGCCAGTAGGCCGGGTGCAGACACCGACCTTACGGCTGGTGGTTGATCGCGACCGCAGCATCGCCGATTTCGTGCCAGTGCCATTCTGGGCGATCGATGTTGATCTGCTGTACAACGGCATCCCGTTTACCGCGCAGTGGCGGGCGCCGTCGGATGTCTGTGACGATCAGGAGCGCTGCCTGAATCAAGCGCTGGCCCAGCAAGCGGCGGCTGCGATCAGCAGCGCTGCCAGTGCTCGAGTGATCAAGCTGAAAACCGAGCGCATGCGCGAAGTGGCGCCCCTGCCCTTCGATCTCGGCACCTTGCAGGAAGTCTGTTCGAAGAAACTAGGCCTCGGTGCGCAGGAAACCCTCGATATCGCCCAGGCGCTCTACGAAACCTACAAAGTCATCACTTACCCGCGCAGTGATTGCGGTTATCTGCCCCTGAGCCAGCACAGCGAGGCGCCGGGGATCCTCGCTGCGTTGCGTCAGGCCGATCCGGGCCTTGAAGCGCTCAACGGGTTTCTCGAGCCGCAACGCAAATCCCGAGCATGGAACGACGCCAAAGTCAGCGCGCACCACGGCATCATTCCCACTGCTGCAGCGAAAAACCTTGAGCGCCTGAGCGGCAAGCACCGCGCGGTCTACACGCTGATCCGTGCGCGCTATCTGGCGCAGTTCCTGCCCAATCACGAATACGATCGCACCCAGGCCGATTTCGATTGCGCCGGTGAAGCCCTGCGCGCCGTCGGCAAGCAAATCATCGAACCGGGCTGGAAGCGTGCTCTGCCCGAGGCGCTGGCACCCGCCAAGGGCCGCGAAGCACCCGCGCCGCAAACCTTGCCGGCTCTGAGCCAAGGCGTCGAATGCGCCATCGCCGCAGTGAAATTCAAGGATCTGTGGACGCAACCACCGAAACCCTACACCGAGGGCGATCTGATCAAGGCGATGAAAAACGTCGCCAAACTGGTCGAGGATCCACTGCTCAAACAGAAACTCAAGGACACCACCGGGATCGGCACCGAAGCCACCCGCGCCTCGATCATTCAGGGCTTGATTGATCGGGGCTATCTGGTGAAAAACGGCAAGGCCCTCGCCGCCACACCGGCGGCGTTCAGCCTGATCGATGCGGTGCCCCGCGCGATTGCCGATCCCGGCACCACGGCGATCTGGGAGCAGGCGCTGGACATGGTGCAAAGTGGCGAAATGAGCCTGGAAGAATTCGTTACCAAACAAGCGGCGTGGATGAGCAAACAGGTGACACGCTGCTCCAGCCTCAGCCTGACCATCAGCGGCCCGCCGCCGGCCGGCAAAGCCGCGGCACCGTGGAAGAAGAAACGCAAATCGACGCGCAGCAAAACCACAGGCACCACCAAACGCGTGCCGAAACCGGCTGGCAAATAAAACCCGCTAGTGTTTCTGCAAGGCTCATCACTGTCAGGAACCCGGCGCATGGCCAATATCGAACTGCACCCTGCTCAGCGCGATGAGCTGGAAGTCCTCGAAAACCTCATGCAGTTCTACATGTACGACTTTAGCGAATGGCTGCCGCTGAAGCTCGCTGATCATGGTTTCTTCTCCATCCAGCCGAAAACCGACTACTGGCGCCACCCGGCTACCCGCCCCTTTCTGATTCGCGTCGGCGGCGAACTGGCCGGGTTTGTGACCGTCGATGACGAAATCCACATTCCCGGTGCCGAACACAACATCGGCTACTTTTTCATCGCCCGACGCTTTCGTGGCCAAGGCGTCGCGCAGTTTGTCGTCTCTGCCCTCTTGAGCCAGATCCCCGGTCAATGGCAGATTTTCCATATCGACGCCAACCTGCCGGCCCAGCGCTTCTGGGCCAGGCTGATTCCGTTGTTGAGCAATGGCCGCTTCACCCTGCAGCAGCGCGAAGTAGACGGTTATCCGTGCACCTTCTACGGGCTGCGCACGCCTTTTTCCGTTGCCTGAACGGATTCTTTCTCATTCCAAAACAGCTTTGTCCGACAATATGTAGTGAACAAAAATAATCACTACAAAACCGTTGACGGCATCGTTTTGCTTTTGCATGATGAAGACGTTCCCCGATCGGGAACATCGGTAACACGCTTGAGCAAACTCGTCTGACCGCCGAGTTGTTTTTTCCGGATACACGCTGCCCACAAGGCAGATTGAAGAAGCTGACCTGGCCTGAACGTCCAGTACAAGGACGAGAAGCGCTGGCGAAAATTCTCAAGACGCTTGTGGTCGACACTGAAAATGTCGTCAAGGAGCCTCCCGGTTTTCGCTGCTTCTCCTCGTTGTGACGCTATTGCGTAGCAGTTATTCAACACGACTACATGCAACAGATGCACGACCCCGTACTGTCCACGGGCGAGCGCTGACGTCCTGGTTTCGGTGCCAGGGATCAACTAACCGATGGGCTACCTGTATTAGCGAATCAACTTTGAAAGATCACCAGACTGGTCAAGGGGCAATATCATGAATCTGAACAATCAACCAACTATCGAAGAACTGGCTCGTATGTTCGCTGCGCAGAAAGACAGCCATGACAGCCATATTCTGTGGATCAGCAAGTCGGGGCAGGTGCATATCGACTGCCTGGCGCCTCATGCTGGCGAAGAAGAGTTCGACCGCAACCATCAGAACCTGCTGGCCCGCCTGAAGATGTACCGTCGCGGCCACGGTTATGTTGGCAAGAAAGCCGCGGCCGACAAGGACTTCATCGGTAATGTTCTGCAAACGCTGAAACAGGCGTGGGGTTCGATGCAGAACAACAATGAAGTTCGGGTGATTGATCGGTTTTGCTGAGTTAGTCATTAAATAATTGAAAGGCCTGCTTCCTTAAAGGAAGCAGGCCTTTTTTTGTTCGCTTGCATTGATTTGGCGTGACTGGAATTGTAGCCCCTCACCCCAGCCCTCTCCCGAGGGAGAGGGAGCCGACCGAGTGATCTCAAGTCATTCGTCAACCCGGAACACCGAGTTGATTATGGATTCAGCAAAAGACTCCCAGGTCGGCGTATTTCTTCAACATCTCGCGGTCAGTCCCCTCTCCCTCTGGGAGAGGGTTAGGGTGAGGGGCTTCCCATGTCCAACACCAATTCCACAAACGCCACCGCCGCCGCACTGTGATAATTATTGCGCCGCCGCAACAACGCCGCCCCACGCTGCGGCGCATCACTCTCGACCCGCAACCTGCGCAACGCCCGATCCTCCGTCGCAATCGCTTCCGGCAACATCGTCGCCAGCGGCGAATGCCGCACCACTTCCAGCAACGTACTCACCGAGTTCACCTCGATCCGCACCTGCGGCGTAATCCCCTGCTGACGGAAATACTCATCCACCGATAACCGCGTGATGAAGTCCGGCGCCAACAAGGCGAAATCCAGTGAAGCGATATCCTCCGGTGTCAGCACCGCCACACTGTCATACAACGGATGCTCCCGCCCGACCATGATCCCCAACGTTTCGATAAACGCCGGAATACACTCGATATCGGCGCTGCGCACCGGCGTGAACGCAATCGCAATATCCAGCGAGTCATCCGCCAGCCCCGCCTCAATGTCATCCATCGACAACTCGAAGATCTGCAAATGAATCCCCGGATACCGCGCGGCAAAGTCGCGCACCAACGGCCCGACCAGATACGCCATGAATGTCGGCGTCATCGCCAGACGTAACGTCCCGCGAGACAAATCCTTCACGTCATGCAACGCGCGCTTGCCCGCCTCCAGCTCGACCAACACCCGCCGCGCGCATTCGATGTAGGCCACGCCGGCGTCCGTCGGTTTGACCGTACGCGAAGTGCGATCGAACAGGCTCACCCCCAGGGTTTCCTCCAGTTGGCGAATCTGCTGCGACAGGGTTGGCTGCGACACATGCAACGCCTCGGCGGCACGGGTGAAGCCGCCGTGATCGGCAACGGCCAGCAGATAACGCAAATGTCGCAGCAGCATGGGAATCACCATCTATAGGCAGGACTTATGCCAAGCATTGTATATCGGTCTTGGACGCTATGGATGAATCAGCAGAAGATCAATCCCACACAGCAAGCCAACCCCTGAAAGGAGTGACACCATGCAACAGTCCCACGCCTACAACGACACCAGCCTGGCCCTGACCACCCGCGTTCTCGACGCCAAGGCACGCAAAGATCTGTCGTGGCAGGATCTGGCCGACGGCACCGGCCTGAGCCTGGCGTACGTCACCGCAGCCCTGCTTGGCCAACACCCGCTGCCAGAAAACGCCGCCCAAGTGGTCGGCGACAAGCTTGAACTGAGCGCTGAAGACGTCGCGGCGATGCAGATCATCCCCCTGCGTGGCAGCCTCAGCGGCGTGCCGACCGACCCGACCATCTACCGCTTCCACGAGATGATCCAGATCTACGGCACCACCCTCAAAGCGCTGGTTCACGAGCAATTCGGCGACGGCATCATCAGCGCGATCAACTTCAAACTCGACATCAAGAAAGTCGAAGACCCGGAAGGCGGCTCCCGCGCTGTGGTCACCCTCGACGGCAAATTCCTGCCCCTGCGTCCGTTCTGATCCGCACCGGCCCGCACCCTGCGTGCGGGTCAACCCATCCCAAATGGCTACCCGTCACCAACACATCTGGAGGCTGCCCCATGCAAAAAATTCTGTTGATTCTGGCTTTGCTCGGCGGCGTTTGCGCCCAGGCATCTGCCACTGACGAGGCCGTTGCCTACCGCTACGGCATGCAACTGGATATCGCCCAAGTGCTGAGCATTACCCCGGTTGCCGACGTGTGTGGCGTGGTGCCGGTGGAGATGACGTATCTGGACAGCCACGGCGGCAAACACATTCTTCAATACAGCGAATTCGGCAGCGGTTGCTCGAACTGAGAGGACAACACCATGAAAAACCTGATTGATGGCTTCCTGAAATTCCAGAACGAAGCGTTCCCGCAACGCACCGAACTGTTCAAACACCTGGCGACCACGCAACAGCCCGGCACCTTGTTCATCACCTGTTCCGACAGCCGTGTAGTGCCGGAATTATTGACCCAACAAGAACCCGGCGAACTGTTTGTGATCCGCAATGCCGGCAATATCGTCCCTTCGTATAGCCCGCATCCGGGCGGGGTTTCGGCGACGGTGGAGTACGCGGTGGCGGTGCTTGGCGTGACCGATATTGTGATCTGCGGGCATTCTGACTGCGGCGCGATGACCGCGATTGCCCAGTGCAAATGCATGGATCACTTACCCGCCGTCAGTGGCTGGCTGCAGCATGCCGAGTCGGCGAAAGTGGTTAACGAGGCGCGTCCACACGCCAATGACGCGGCGAAGTTGAGTTCGATGGTGCGCGAGAACGTGATCGCGCAACTGGCGAATATCCAGACCCACCCGAGCGTGCGTCTGGCCCAGGAAAAAGGCCTGCTGAATCTGCATGGCTGGGTGTATGACATCGAGACCGGCTCGATCGATGCGCTGTCCGCCGACCGCCGCACGTTTGTGCCACTGGCCGAGCAACCGGCGACTTGCGCGATCCATGCACAAACCACGCACGCGGCCTGAGCAACTGATCGTTCCCGCGCTCTGCGTGGGAATGCCTCAAGGGACGCTCTGCGTCCAGTGACGCGGAGCGTCACGGGCTGCGTTCCCACGCTGGAGCGTGGGAACGATCATTGTCCGCCAGATCAGCGTTTTACTGTGAGATCGATCTGCGTCATGCGGCTGCGCACAGTGAACACGCCATCCCCCGAAAGAATCGCACTGCGCGCAAACAAGCGCCCACTCTCCCAGTTCGAAAGCCCCAGCTCCGGCTTGTTCAGCGCGTACTGGCCGTCGACCCAACGGGTAATGCCATTGCCCACGAACGGCGCATTCACCGCGTTGTAAAAACGCTCTTGTACGGCTGGATCCTCACTGATCAACGACACGGTAAATTGCGGGCTGTAGCGATTGAACAACGCAATCGCCTGATCCAGATCGTCGACAATCATCAGGCTGACTTCCGGGGTTTCTTCCCATTCCCACTCGCGACCCAATGCGGATTCCGCCAAGGGCTCAGCCAGTGCTTCAGTCTGATAACCCTCAGCGCGATAGACCTCGACCGTCGCGTTCTGCCACTCGCTTGGCAGGTAACGTTCGCTGCCTTCGACGATGTGCAATTTGCAGCCCTGGCCTCGCGCGGTGCCGGCCTGCTGCAATGCATCAAGAAACAACGGCACCAGTTCCGCCGCGCGATCACGCTGGATCAGACAGACGTTGAGGGTGTTGCACACTTTGCGGTCCAGCGAGTTGCGCACCACGGCGGCAAAGCGTGTGGCATCGGCAGCACGATCGGCGATCAACCATGCGCCACCCGTACCGTGCAGGCTGACGGCGGTGCCAGCCTGCTGGGCAATGCTGCCCAACTGACTGACCGCACGACCCGAACCACGCGCCACCGCCAGCGACAAACGTCGGTCAGCAAACATCGCCCAACCGGCGGCGTGATTGACGCTTTCCACCAACGACACCGCGCCGGCCGGCAGACCTGCATCAGCCAGCGCCGGGTTCAGTGCGTGAGTGACGATGGCTTGCGCGGTGCCCAAGGCATCGCTGCCGATACGCAGCACGGCGGTGTTGCCGGTGCGCAAGACACCCGCCGCGTCGGCGAACACGTTCGGTCGACCTTCAAAGACAAACGCGACAATGCCCAGCGGCGAAACCACCTGCTCAACCTTCCAGCCGTCGTGCTCGACGCTGCTGATGACTTTGCCGCGCGTGGCGGCGGCATCGCGCCAGGCACGCAGGCCGGCGATCATGTCGTCGCGCATGCGCCCATCGGCGAGCAAACGGGTGGTCGAGCGGCCGCGCGCCTTGGCCCGTTCGATATCGGCAAGGTTGGCGGTTTCGATGTGCGCCCAGCAGTCCGGGGTTTCCAGACGTTGTGCGAACAAGTCGAAGAACTGGCTGATGGCCTCATCGGACACCGCCGACAGTGCGGTGAATGCCGCTGCCGCGCGTTCGATGGCCACGGACGCCGCCTGCTGATCCGCCACGGGAATCAACAACAACTCGCCACTGACCTGCTCCACCAACAGGTGGTCACCGGGCTGAAAACGCGCGGCCAGTTCGGGGCTGACCACGGTGACGCGGTTACCAGCGAAAGGGATCGGCGTGCCAGCGACTAGACGTTCGAGCGCAAGAGACATGAAGCGGATTCACCATGCAGGGAGCGGCCGGAAAATGTATAGGAACAGCCTCCCCACAGGCAACACAAAACCAGTGTAGGAGTGAGCCTGCTCGCGATAGCGGTGGATCAGATACACACATGTTGACTGACACTACGCTATCGCGAGCAGGCTCACTCCAGGGATTGGGTTTCAGATCAAAAGACTGACCAGCCAATCCGCGAACTGAGCATCTCCAGCGCCGCCATCCCCGCCAGCGAATTCCCCGCAGCATTCAACTCCGGCGACCACACGCACACCGTGAACTGCCCCGGCACCACCGCAACAATCCCGCCGCCGACACCGCTCTTGCCCGGCAAGCCGACGCGATAAGCGAAGTTGCCCGCTTCGTCATACAGCCCGCTGGTGGCCATGATCGAGTTGACCTGCTGGGTTTGCCGACGCGTGAGGATCTGTTCGCCGCTGTGTTTGCAGAAACCGTCGTTGGCCAGAAAGCAGAACGCCCGGGCCAGATCGATGCAGTTCATGCGCAACGCGCAGTGGCTGAAATAGCTGCGCAGCACCGCTTCGACGTCGTTGTGAAAGTTGCCGAACGACTGCATCAGATACGCCATCGCCGCATTGCGCGCGCGGTGCTGGTATTCGGAGTCGGCGACTTTGCCGTCGATCATGATCTGCGGATTGCCGGACAGGCGCCGGACGAAATCGCGCATCGACAGGGTCGGCGCGGCGAAGCGCGACTGGTTGATGTCGCAGATCACCAGCGCACCGGCATTGATGAACGGATTGCGTGGCCGACCGCGCTCGAATTCCAGCTGCACCAGCGAGTTGAACGGCTGCCCGGAAGGCTCGTGACCGAGGCGCTCCCAGATCGCTTCGCCGGAATGATCGATCGCCTGCACCAGGCTGAACACCTTGGAAATACTCTGCACCGAGAACGGCGTCTCGGCGTCACCGGCGCAGTACATCTCGCCGTCGTTGCCGTACACGGCGATGCCCAGTTGATTGGCCGGCACCGTGCCGAGGGCGGGAATATAGTCAGCCACCTTGCCCTGCCCGATCAGCGGGCGGACAGCGTCAAGAATCTCGTTCAACAGCGCTTGCATGCCGGGTTCCGAAGTCTCGCCCCATGGGATTGCGGGGACACTGGGGCTAGACGCTGCGCCCGCCCGTCGAATCACACCGGCCTGCATCGCACTGAATGTTCTAGGCTCAAGCGCACATTCAGAAACCGGAGAGCACCCATGCATCTCGAAGGCTCCTGCCATTGCGGCGAGGTCACGTTCAGCCTCACCAGCGCCCACCCCTACCCTTATCAACGCTGCTATTGCTCGATCTGCCACAAGACCCAGGGCGGTGGCGGTTATGCGATCAACCTCGGCGGCGACGCGACCAGCCTCAAGGTACGCGGGCGCAAACATATCAGCGTCTATCACGCGAAGATGAAAGACGAGGGCGACAAACGCGCCCATCGCAGCAGCGCCGAGCGGCATTTCTGTTCACTGTGCGGCAGCGGCTTGTGGCTGTTCAGCCCGGAGTGGCCGGAGCTGATCCACCCGTTCGCCTCGGCCATCGATACACCGTTGCCGGTGCCGCCGGAGCACACGCATCTGATGCTCGGTTCGAAAGCAACCTGGGTCGAAGTCGAGGCCAAAACCAAAGACCAACAGTTCGACGTCTACCCCGAAGAATCCATTGCCGAATGGCATGAACGCCTCGGCTTGACCCGCTGACCTCGCAACTCCAGCCTACCCCTGTAGGAGTGAGCCTGCTCGCGATAGCGGTGTGTCAGACAACAACAATGTCAACTGATAGACCGCTATCGCGAGCAGGCGAAGGCCTACAGGGGATCGCCACTGCTTCACTATTTTTTGTTCCAGCAGTTCCCCTTTGCGTTGTTCGTTCGGTTAACCCCTCAGAAGCACTTCAACTACCGATCGATTCGATGCAAAGGGATCTCCATGTCGCACGTCCGTTTCGCCCTGTGCCCGCTGGCACTGGCCTTGCTGAGCATTTCTGCCAACGCCGCTGAAAAAACCGACCAGACCTTGCAACTGGGCGCCACCAACATTTCCGCCCAAGGCCTCGGCGCCACTACCGAAGACACCCGCTCCTACACCACCGGCGCGATGTCCTCGGCCACCGGCCTGCCACTTTCGATCCGCGAAACCCCGCAATCAGTGACGGTCATCACTCGCCAGCAAATGGACGATCGCGGCGTACAAAGTGTCGGTGATGCGTTGCGCAATACCCCCGGCATTTCGATGCAGAAGTACGACAGCGACCGTACCGAGTTTTCCGCGCGCGGACTGGCGATCACCAACTTCCAGTACGACGGCGTCAACATTCCATACGACGGCGTGTACGGCGAGAACCCGAACAACGGCGACGACGCCGCCAGCATCGACCGCATTGAAATCATCAAAGGCGCCACCGGCCTGATGACAGGCTCCGGCGACCCGTCGGCCACAGTCAACCTGATCCGCAAGAAGCCGACCAAAGAGTTCAAAGCTTCGATCAGCGGCACCGTTGGTTCGTGGGATGCCTACCGCACCGTGGGTGATATTTCCGGTTCGCTGACCGACTCGGGCAACGTGCGCGGGCGTTTCGTCGGTGCCTACTCCGATCAGAATTCCTATCTGGATCACTACAGTCAACGCAAAGACCTGTTCTACGGCATCCTCGAAGCGGATCTGAGCGACGACACTCTGCTGACCTTCGGCGTAGACAAATCCAGTACGACCCCGCGCGGTTCGTCGTGGACCGGCAACCCGGTGTATTTCGCCGATGGCGGGCGAACCGACTTTGGTCGCCACTTCAACTCCGCCGCTGACTGGAGCCGCCGCGATTTCGACAACATCACCTACTTCGCCTCCTTGGAACAGGCGTTGGCCAATGACTGGAAATTCAAAGTCAGCCTCGACCAGAAAACCACCGATCACGACACCCGCCTCGCTTCGGCCAGCGGTGGCAATCCGAACCGCGCCAGCGGCGAAGGCATGTTCATGTACTGGGGACGCTGGCAAGGTCACCGCGTGCAGAACACCGCTGACGTCAACGTCTCTGGCCCTTTCACCCTCGGTGGTCGCGAGCATGAACTGATCGTCGGGGTCATGACCTCGCACTCGCGACAGACTGGCGCGACCTACGACACCAGTGCGTTTTCCGAAGTGCCAGGGAGCATCTACGACTGGGACGGCAATCTGCCGAAACAGGATTTCCCGAAGAACGGCAAATACGAGCGCACCCAGAGCCAGAACGGCATTTACCTGGCCACGCGCCTGCGCCCGACCGACGATCTCTCGGTGATTCTCGGCAGCCGCTTGAGCACCTTCAAATACAACGAAGACTACCGCTACAACCCCGGCGCCGGCCTCGACGACACCCACACCAGTTACAAGGAACACGGCGTGGTCACACCGTACGCCGGGGTGATTTATGACCTCGACGACACCTACTCGCTGTATGCCAGCTACACCAGCATTTATCAGCCGCAGACCTACAAGGACGCCAACGGCTCGACGCTTGCGCCGGTCGAGGGCGACAGCTATGAAACCGGTTTGAAAGCGGCGTATTTCGACGGTCGCCTCAACGCCAGCCTGGCGTTCTTCCGCATCGAGCAGGACGGCGTGGCCGAGTCGATCGGCACCAACGCGGTGACCAACGAAGGCATCTACAAAGCCATCGACGGCGCCACCACCAAGGGCGTGGAGCTGGAACTGGCCGGCGAACTGGCCGAAGGCTGGAACGTCTCCGCCGGTTACACCTACGCGCGCACCCGTGATGCCGATGAGCAGCGCATGTACGGTTATCCGTTGTCGACCACCAAGCCTGAGCATACGGTGCGCACCTTCACTACCTACCGTTTGCCCGGCGTGCTCGACAAGGTCACCGTCGGTGGCGGCGTGAGCTGGCAGAGCGCGTTCTACGGAAAGATCTACAGCGCCCCGGCCGGCGACTACACGCGGATCAAACAGGGCGGCTACACCCTCGTCGACCTGATGAGCCGCTATCAGTACAACGAGCACCTGAGCTTCACGGTCAACGCCAATAACGTCTTCGACAAGCGCTACCTGACCGGCCTGGGCAACTTCGACACCACGTTCTACGGTGAGCCGCGCAATTTGATGCTGACGACCAAGTGGGATTTTTGATTCTGGGCTGAAATAGCGGCGCCATGGATGGCCCTATCGCGAGCAGGCTCACTCCTACAGGGGGGGCTGCGTTGCCTACAAATTTTGAGCAAGACACAAGACCCTGTAGGAGTGAGCCTGCTCGCGATAGCGGTGGGTCAGCCGCAAAAATGCTGATTGGACTGACCCCTTCGCCAGCAAGCTCCCACAGTGATCTGTGGTGCTCACAAATCCAGTGTGGGAGCGAGCCTGCTCGCGAAGAGGCCGGCACAGATCACAGCATTAATCCAGATGCGCCCAGGTCATCCGGAACGACGCCCCACCCCAAGCCGAATCCCCCACCTCAACCTGCCCGCCATGGGACTGTGAGACCCGGCGCACCAACGCCAGGCCCAAACCAAACCCACCCGTACGCCGATCCCGACTGGCATCCAGCCGCGAAAACGGCTCGAAGATCTTCTCCCGCCCGTCCAGCGGCACGCCCGGCCCATCGTCATTGACTCGCACTTGGTAATAATCGCCCGTGCGCTCCAGTGTCACCTCAACCCGTTGCTCGGCATAGCGAATCGCGTTGCGCAGCAGGTTGATCACCGCCCGCGCCATGAATCGCGGTTCAATGCGCACGGTGTCGAGCCGGCAATCACCGATCAGCAACTGCACGCCCGCCGCCTCTGCCT contains these protein-coding regions:
- a CDS encoding TonB-dependent siderophore receptor, with protein sequence MSHVRFALCPLALALLSISANAAEKTDQTLQLGATNISAQGLGATTEDTRSYTTGAMSSATGLPLSIRETPQSVTVITRQQMDDRGVQSVGDALRNTPGISMQKYDSDRTEFSARGLAITNFQYDGVNIPYDGVYGENPNNGDDAASIDRIEIIKGATGLMTGSGDPSATVNLIRKKPTKEFKASISGTVGSWDAYRTVGDISGSLTDSGNVRGRFVGAYSDQNSYLDHYSQRKDLFYGILEADLSDDTLLTFGVDKSSTTPRGSSWTGNPVYFADGGRTDFGRHFNSAADWSRRDFDNITYFASLEQALANDWKFKVSLDQKTTDHDTRLASASGGNPNRASGEGMFMYWGRWQGHRVQNTADVNVSGPFTLGGREHELIVGVMTSHSRQTGATYDTSAFSEVPGSIYDWDGNLPKQDFPKNGKYERTQSQNGIYLATRLRPTDDLSVILGSRLSTFKYNEDYRYNPGAGLDDTHTSYKEHGVVTPYAGVIYDLDDTYSLYASYTSIYQPQTYKDANGSTLAPVEGDSYETGLKAAYFDGRLNASLAFFRIEQDGVAESIGTNAVTNEGIYKAIDGATTKGVELELAGELAEGWNVSAGYTYARTRDADEQRMYGYPLSTTKPEHTVRTFTTYRLPGVLDKVTVGGGVSWQSAFYGKIYSAPAGDYTRIKQGGYTLVDLMSRYQYNEHLSFTVNANNVFDKRYLTGLGNFDTTFYGEPRNLMLTTKWDF
- a CDS encoding GFA family protein, with translation MHLEGSCHCGEVTFSLTSAHPYPYQRCYCSICHKTQGGGGYAINLGGDATSLKVRGRKHISVYHAKMKDEGDKRAHRSSAERHFCSLCGSGLWLFSPEWPELIHPFASAIDTPLPVPPEHTHLMLGSKATWVEVEAKTKDQQFDVYPEESIAEWHERLGLTR